One Halopelagius inordinatus genomic region harbors:
- a CDS encoding dihydrolipoyl dehydrogenase family protein: MEEYDLIVLGGGTGNIVASEATREGLRVALVERGRLGGTCLNRGCNPSKRLIHSANVAETVRHADRFGVDASIDDVAFSDVVSGVAETMAEKAESKAERARENDRLTWYRSEGRFVDERTVDVRGDDGTDERISADRIVLAGGSRPTVPDSIDGTDRVDFLTSAEVLTGDIDGLPDRLVVVGGGYIAVEMSHFFSQMGSDVTVVGRGETLVDREDADISRQVTDAYREEHDLRLGYSVTEIADDDGEKRVTAESEEGDEIAVRGDQLLVATGRKPNADRWNVSTAGIETDEKGFVKTDEYLRTTAEGVWAIGDIAGNYMFKHSGDKEAEYAVENAVRGNERAVSYPGMAHAIFGSPEVGSLGKTEDEIADDTEYEVGTFAYDDHALGGALDDKGGFAKAIVAEDGEILGVHVVGPEASVLIHEVSTAVAAGADATTLAETIHVHPALSEVVQAAFRRVAGPSASGI, from the coding sequence ATGGAGGAGTACGATCTGATCGTTCTGGGCGGGGGAACCGGAAACATCGTCGCGTCGGAAGCGACGCGAGAGGGACTGCGCGTCGCGTTGGTCGAACGGGGAAGACTCGGCGGGACCTGTCTCAACCGCGGGTGTAACCCGTCGAAGCGACTGATTCACAGCGCGAACGTCGCAGAGACCGTCAGACACGCCGACCGGTTCGGCGTCGACGCCTCGATAGACGACGTGGCGTTCTCGGACGTCGTATCCGGCGTCGCGGAGACGATGGCCGAGAAAGCGGAGTCGAAGGCCGAACGCGCCCGCGAGAACGACCGCCTCACGTGGTATCGCTCCGAGGGGCGCTTCGTCGACGAACGCACAGTCGATGTGAGGGGTGACGACGGCACCGACGAGCGGATTTCCGCGGACCGTATCGTCCTCGCGGGCGGGTCCCGACCGACGGTCCCCGACTCCATCGACGGAACCGACCGGGTCGATTTCCTCACCAGCGCCGAGGTGCTGACGGGAGATATCGACGGACTCCCCGACCGACTGGTGGTGGTCGGCGGCGGATACATCGCCGTCGAGATGAGCCACTTCTTCTCGCAGATGGGCTCGGACGTGACCGTCGTCGGCCGCGGCGAAACGCTCGTCGACCGCGAAGACGCGGATATCTCCCGACAGGTCACCGACGCGTACCGGGAGGAACACGACCTCCGTCTGGGGTACAGCGTGACCGAGATAGCCGACGACGACGGGGAAAAGCGCGTCACGGCCGAATCGGAGGAAGGCGACGAGATAGCCGTCAGGGGCGACCAACTCCTCGTCGCGACCGGACGAAAGCCGAACGCGGACCGATGGAACGTCTCGACCGCCGGCATCGAAACCGACGAGAAGGGGTTCGTGAAGACGGACGAGTACCTGCGGACCACGGCGGAGGGGGTCTGGGCTATCGGCGACATCGCCGGCAACTACATGTTCAAACACTCCGGCGACAAGGAGGCCGAGTACGCCGTCGAGAACGCGGTCCGAGGCAACGAAAGAGCGGTGTCGTATCCGGGGATGGCCCACGCGATATTCGGGTCGCCGGAGGTGGGAAGCCTGGGAAAGACGGAAGACGAGATAGCCGACGATACCGAGTACGAAGTCGGAACGTTCGCCTACGACGACCACGCACTCGGAGGCGCACTCGACGACAAGGGCGGGTTCGCGAAGGCAATCGTTGCCGAGGACGGAGAGATACTGGGTGTCCACGTCGTCGGCCCGGAGGCGTCTGTGCTGATTCACGAAGTCAGCACCGCCGTCGCCGCAGGGGCGGACGCGACGACTCTCGCCGAGACCATCCACGTCCACCCGGCGCTGTCGGAGGTGGTTCAGGCCGCGTTCCGCCGAGTCGCCGGTCCGTCCGCGTCCGGAATCTGA
- a CDS encoding complex I NDUFA9 subunit family protein — MNVLVVGGSGFVGTELCAELVERGHAVTVLSRSPELDVEGDVRTVSGDVTDYDSVEPAFEGQDAVVNLVALSPLFKPDGGDEMHDRVHRGGTENVVAAAEAHGVERVVQMSALGADADGPTAYIRAKGDAERAVRESSLEWVIVRPSVVFGEGGEFVSFTKMLTTPYVTGLPGGGETRFQPIWVGDLAPMLADCVERDEHAGQTYELGGPEVLTLADVAKLVYRAEGKSLRVLPIPMSMARLGLTVGGAVPKFPMGADQYRSLQFDNTVTENDVRAFGVDPTDLRTLSEYLGIGDEVSESGPSRSVESAA; from the coding sequence ATGAACGTCCTCGTCGTCGGCGGATCCGGATTCGTCGGAACCGAACTCTGCGCCGAACTGGTCGAACGCGGACACGCCGTCACCGTCCTCTCTCGGTCCCCGGAACTCGACGTCGAAGGCGACGTCCGGACCGTGAGCGGTGACGTGACCGACTACGACTCCGTGGAACCCGCGTTCGAGGGTCAGGACGCCGTCGTGAACCTCGTCGCCCTCTCGCCGTTGTTCAAACCCGACGGCGGCGACGAGATGCACGACAGGGTCCACCGCGGCGGCACCGAGAACGTCGTCGCCGCGGCGGAGGCACATGGCGTCGAGAGAGTCGTCCAGATGAGCGCACTCGGTGCCGACGCCGACGGTCCGACCGCCTACATCCGCGCGAAAGGCGACGCCGAACGGGCGGTCAGAGAGTCGTCGCTGGAGTGGGTCATCGTCCGCCCGTCGGTCGTGTTCGGCGAGGGCGGCGAGTTCGTCTCCTTCACGAAGATGCTCACGACGCCGTACGTGACCGGACTCCCCGGCGGCGGGGAGACGCGGTTCCAACCGATATGGGTCGGTGACCTCGCTCCGATGCTCGCGGACTGCGTCGAACGCGACGAACACGCCGGGCAGACGTACGAACTCGGGGGGCCGGAGGTTCTCACCCTCGCCGACGTCGCGAAACTCGTCTACCGCGCCGAGGGGAAGTCGCTTCGCGTCCTCCCGATTCCGATGTCGATGGCCCGTCTCGGTCTGACCGTCGGCGGGGCGGTTCCGAAGTTCCCGATGGGAGCCGACCAGTACCGGTCGCTCCAGTTCGACAACACGGTCACCGAGAACGACGTTCGCGCGTTCGGCGTCGACCCGACCGACCTCCGAACGCTCTCTGAGTATCTCGGCATCGGAGACGAGGTATCCGAGTCAGGACCCTCTCGGTCCGTCGAGAGCGCAGCGTAG
- a CDS encoding FKBP-type peptidyl-prolyl cis-trans isomerase: MAIEPGDRVTIEYVGRFEDGSVFDTSDYEVAEESGLLGARGEDRTDYAPLSFTVGDGTVIEGLAEGLVGLDAGAETTVSVPPEKAYGEFDADRVRTYDAESFEGMVGQSPEVGLHVHAENGLHGDVTAVRDDAVEVDFNHELAGKTLVFDVEIVEVR; encoded by the coding sequence ATGGCTATCGAACCGGGCGACCGCGTCACAATCGAGTACGTGGGTCGCTTCGAGGACGGCAGCGTCTTCGACACGTCGGACTACGAAGTCGCAGAGGAGTCGGGTCTGTTGGGTGCGCGAGGCGAGGACCGTACCGACTACGCGCCGCTTTCGTTCACCGTCGGGGACGGGACGGTCATCGAGGGCTTGGCGGAGGGTCTCGTCGGATTGGACGCCGGAGCGGAGACCACCGTCTCCGTCCCGCCCGAGAAGGCCTACGGCGAGTTCGACGCCGACCGAGTTCGGACGTACGACGCGGAGTCGTTCGAGGGGATGGTCGGCCAGTCGCCCGAGGTCGGACTGCACGTCCACGCCGAGAACGGACTCCACGGCGACGTGACCGCCGTCCGCGACGACGCCGTCGAAGTCGATTTCAACCACGAACTCGCGGGGAAGACGCTCGTCTTCGACGTGGAAATCGTCGAGGTTCGGTGA
- a CDS encoding MATE family efflux transporter: MAVSGRRLPNPFRWILLSIGYLLAKFGLLDRRRVEQTTDLAWPRIVTGITRMSKSAADVAMVGIALGPAAIAGVGFATPFWGLVFAAGSGIAGATISLVSQRYGAGAKDALSMAVATSGIVVVALTLPLVAVYWAVPETLIGLVGGDGASLAYGADYLRVVAFGVPFAALNLVASRALVGADDAWTPMMVRAGGAVVNIGINVVLIFGFEMGVVGAAIGTVVANVLALSVFAAGLFGRTLPVLGEFPLTVDVGRPYTTLGEVRDILTIGAPLVFTNVARRAAQFPMLAIVAMFGPNVVAAYVVSRRVRDLMDTPGWGFSMASSSLVGQELGTGDEQGADAYGHDVIRFGTAVYVLVAASVLVFAEQVGSVFVSDPTILPLVTTFVVVACVSVVFRGVSGGATGPLRASGDTSWPFYGQVLGLYVFALPVTYLGAASVSIPYLGAVAPLGIGALYAGLILETFVPAVITYYRFAAGHWKAISRSYRPEPVSGD; this comes from the coding sequence GTGGCAGTTTCAGGAAGACGATTACCGAATCCGTTCCGTTGGATTCTGCTCTCCATCGGCTATCTACTCGCGAAGTTCGGGCTCTTGGACCGTCGGCGAGTCGAACAGACGACAGATCTAGCGTGGCCGCGAATCGTCACGGGAATCACCCGGATGTCGAAGTCCGCGGCGGACGTGGCGATGGTCGGCATCGCACTCGGACCCGCCGCCATCGCCGGCGTCGGGTTCGCGACGCCGTTTTGGGGCCTCGTGTTCGCCGCCGGGAGCGGTATCGCCGGTGCGACGATCAGCCTCGTCTCGCAGCGCTACGGGGCCGGTGCCAAAGACGCACTCTCCATGGCGGTGGCGACGAGCGGTATCGTCGTCGTCGCTCTCACGCTTCCGCTGGTCGCCGTCTATTGGGCGGTTCCGGAGACGCTGATCGGACTCGTCGGTGGCGACGGCGCGTCACTGGCCTACGGCGCGGACTACCTCCGCGTCGTCGCGTTCGGCGTCCCGTTCGCCGCTCTCAACCTCGTCGCGAGTCGCGCACTCGTCGGTGCCGACGACGCGTGGACGCCGATGATGGTCCGCGCGGGCGGCGCCGTCGTCAACATCGGCATCAACGTCGTGCTGATATTCGGCTTCGAGATGGGCGTCGTCGGCGCGGCTATCGGAACCGTCGTCGCGAACGTCCTCGCTCTCTCCGTGTTCGCCGCCGGGTTGTTCGGTCGGACGCTTCCGGTGTTGGGCGAGTTCCCACTGACCGTAGACGTCGGGCGGCCGTACACGACGCTCGGCGAAGTCCGCGACATCCTGACCATCGGGGCTCCCCTCGTGTTCACGAACGTCGCCCGCCGGGCGGCACAGTTCCCGATGCTCGCCATCGTCGCGATGTTCGGTCCGAACGTCGTCGCCGCGTACGTCGTCTCCCGCCGCGTCCGCGACCTGATGGACACCCCCGGATGGGGGTTCTCGATGGCGTCGAGCAGCCTCGTCGGACAGGAACTCGGCACCGGTGACGAACAGGGTGCCGACGCGTACGGTCACGACGTCATCCGGTTCGGAACCGCCGTCTACGTCCTGGTCGCGGCGTCGGTGCTCGTCTTCGCCGAACAGGTCGGGAGCGTCTTCGTGAGCGACCCGACGATTCTCCCCCTCGTGACGACGTTCGTCGTCGTCGCCTGCGTCAGTGTCGTGTTCCGCGGGGTAAGCGGCGGGGCGACCGGACCCCTCAGAGCCAGCGGTGACACCAGTTGGCCGTTCTACGGGCAGGTGCTCGGCCTCTACGTGTTCGCGCTTCCCGTCACCTACCTCGGCGCCGCCTCCGTCTCCATCCCGTATCTGGGCGCCGTGGCCCCGTTGGGAATCGGCGCGCTGTACGCGGGATTGATACTGGAGACGTTCGTTCCCGCGGTCATCACCTACTACCGGTTCGCCGCCGGACACTGGAAAGCGATCAGTCGCTCGTACCGCCCCGAACCGGTCTCCGGCGACTGA
- a CDS encoding plastocyanin/azurin family copper-binding protein, giving the protein MDDRRRGRGDGTRPRRRFLRAAVGTIAVSGCLRRRIEKAADRRDETESPTATAGRSERVTVAVGPEGTFGFVPGTDSPLRIDADTTVVFVWKTNSHNIVVEKQPDGADWRGTPDGREEAYDEGYRHEHTFTVPGTYRFHCAPHETVGATGTIEVVAPSTEAG; this is encoded by the coding sequence ATGGACGACCGCAGGCGCGGACGGGGGGACGGGACGCGGCCGCGCCGCCGATTTCTCCGCGCCGCCGTCGGGACGATTGCCGTCTCGGGATGTCTCCGACGGAGGATAGAGAAAGCCGCCGACCGACGCGACGAGACGGAGTCGCCGACGGCGACCGCCGGTCGGTCCGAACGAGTGACGGTCGCAGTCGGACCCGAGGGGACGTTCGGGTTCGTCCCCGGGACGGATTCACCCCTCCGAATCGACGCGGACACCACCGTCGTCTTCGTCTGGAAGACGAACTCGCACAACATCGTCGTCGAGAAACAGCCCGACGGCGCCGACTGGCGGGGGACGCCGGACGGCCGGGAAGAGGCCTACGACGAGGGGTACCGGCACGAACACACGTTCACCGTCCCGGGGACGTACCGGTTCCACTGCGCACCTCACGAGACCGTCGGGGCGACGGGCACCATCGAAGTCGTCGCACCGTCCACCGAGGCCGGGTGA
- a CDS encoding metallophosphoesterase — MTPDEPEGRAPESLSDIDADAPTVVSLSDIHGYLSDARSALELVGEAFDRPLVEADDEGRLHWAGGDEYVLVFLGDTIDRGPSNTETLETVWRLRDEAPDGHVVHLLGNHEANALFPYVYHWSHWYSADPPDDILRRLVDDVAAGRLSAAFEAYGRTYVHAGSNRPFSISEVNATLREAGEILKRGLEGGPNGWFDAQEEAYDVAEEIVGMGSSGSDAVRGPGAGLLWMDFQYMDDDAPAQVIGHTRTERPVRRGNVVNVNTIRVNLDGSGGESITVATESSIDALVRGVDGSVERVSLSRTGVADDSDDE; from the coding sequence ATGACGCCCGACGAACCGGAGGGGCGCGCCCCCGAGTCGCTTTCCGACATCGACGCGGACGCGCCGACGGTGGTGTCTCTCTCCGACATCCACGGCTATCTCTCGGACGCGCGGTCCGCACTCGAACTCGTCGGCGAGGCGTTCGACCGGCCACTCGTCGAGGCGGACGACGAGGGGCGACTCCACTGGGCGGGCGGCGACGAGTACGTCCTCGTGTTCCTCGGCGACACCATCGACCGCGGCCCCTCGAACACGGAGACGTTGGAGACGGTCTGGCGACTCCGCGACGAGGCCCCCGACGGCCACGTCGTCCACCTACTGGGCAACCACGAGGCGAACGCCCTCTTTCCGTACGTCTACCACTGGTCGCACTGGTACTCCGCCGACCCGCCGGACGATATCCTGCGACGACTCGTCGACGACGTCGCCGCCGGGCGACTCAGCGCCGCGTTCGAGGCGTACGGTCGGACGTACGTCCACGCGGGGTCGAACCGTCCGTTCTCGATTTCGGAGGTGAACGCGACGCTCCGCGAGGCGGGCGAGATACTGAAGCGCGGACTCGAAGGGGGTCCGAACGGGTGGTTCGACGCCCAAGAAGAGGCGTACGACGTCGCAGAGGAAATCGTCGGCATGGGGTCGTCGGGGTCCGACGCCGTCAGGGGGCCGGGTGCCGGTCTCCTGTGGATGGACTTTCAGTACATGGACGACGACGCCCCGGCGCAGGTGATCGGGCACACCCGAACCGAACGCCCCGTGCGGCGAGGGAACGTCGTCAACGTGAACACCATCCGCGTGAACCTCGACGGGTCCGGCGGGGAATCGATAACGGTGGCGACCGAATCGTCCATCGACGCTCTGGTCCGGGGGGTAGACGGGTCGGTGGAGAGGGTGTCGCTGTCGAGGACGGGAGTCGCCGACGACTCGGACGACGAGTGA
- a CDS encoding helix-turn-helix domain-containing protein, whose translation MRYATLTLTEGDVQIAPVLDRFARSDRVAIESTRHMGPIEDGQYIGLVDVEGDLSAAADLLAASEEVVRFDVTGTDESGVAYLHCRSIGLIGELLPILYAHDIVLEWPIEHRLVDGRQSYRLTVIGTNDGIQRAVSDLPGAVEFELEQIGTYDPDTGRLAELTDGQMRLLELAVRAGYYEVPRETTHRELADELGLAAGTVSDRLQRIERRLITAYAERESGGGRRRA comes from the coding sequence ATGAGATACGCCACACTCACGCTGACCGAAGGGGACGTACAGATAGCGCCGGTTCTCGACCGCTTCGCTCGCTCCGACCGCGTGGCTATCGAATCGACCCGGCACATGGGACCCATAGAGGACGGTCAGTACATCGGACTCGTCGACGTGGAGGGCGACCTCTCCGCTGCGGCGGACCTGTTGGCCGCCTCGGAGGAAGTCGTCAGGTTCGACGTGACGGGGACGGACGAAAGCGGCGTCGCGTACCTCCACTGTCGGAGCATCGGACTCATCGGCGAACTGCTCCCGATTCTCTACGCGCACGACATCGTCCTCGAATGGCCGATAGAGCACCGACTCGTGGACGGAAGACAGAGCTACCGCCTGACCGTCATCGGGACGAACGACGGCATCCAGCGGGCGGTTTCCGACCTCCCGGGAGCCGTCGAGTTCGAACTCGAACAGATCGGAACGTACGACCCGGACACGGGACGACTCGCCGAGTTGACCGACGGGCAGATGCGTCTCCTCGAACTCGCGGTTCGAGCGGGATACTACGAGGTACCGCGAGAGACGACGCACCGGGAACTCGCCGACGAACTCGGCCTCGCGGCCGGGACGGTGAGCGACCGACTCCAGCGCATCGAACGGCGGTTGATAACGGCGTACGCCGAGCGAGAGTCCGGCGGCGGGCGTCGCCGAGCGTGA
- a CDS encoding cytochrome P450, translating to MRNETTSGETPPGPRGLPVLGADPAMIRGGLDFTSRMAHEYGDVVHWDGIRGDVYQLNHPDDIERVLVQNNQNYVKGESFQKILGPLTGNGILNSEGEEWRRNRHLVQPAFHPDRIRAYAEMMTDFTEEMCRSWSDGETLSIHDDMMELTLRIVAKALFGVDVEDRFDEISAAIDTFLPATSSLPNVLLPEEVPLPSRRKMRDARQTLDDVVSEIIRERRADPGEDVVSMLLSAADDEGNTLGDDQIHDEIITLLTAGHETTAVSMTYTAYLLSQHPKVEQRLVEELDEVLGGRTPEMTDLSDLTYTEQVIKESMRLYPPVPRIVREAVEPDTLGGYDVPAGATIQMSQWVVHRDSRWYDDALSFEPERWTDELESSLPRMGYFPFGAGPRRCIGDRFAMLEARLLLATIYQNYHLELVSDRNLEVIPTVTSRPKEDVVMVAHERSAD from the coding sequence ATGAGAAACGAGACTACGTCGGGCGAGACACCGCCCGGTCCCCGGGGACTCCCGGTTCTCGGGGCCGACCCCGCGATGATTCGCGGCGGTTTGGATTTCACGTCGCGAATGGCCCACGAGTACGGCGACGTCGTCCACTGGGACGGCATCCGCGGGGACGTCTACCAACTCAACCACCCCGACGACATCGAACGCGTTCTCGTTCAGAACAACCAAAACTACGTGAAGGGCGAGAGCTTCCAGAAGATTCTCGGCCCGTTGACCGGAAACGGCATCCTCAACAGCGAAGGCGAGGAGTGGCGGCGGAACCGTCACCTCGTCCAACCGGCGTTCCACCCGGACCGTATCCGGGCGTACGCCGAGATGATGACCGACTTCACCGAGGAGATGTGTCGGTCGTGGTCCGACGGCGAGACGCTGTCGATTCACGACGACATGATGGAGTTGACCCTCCGCATCGTCGCGAAGGCGCTGTTCGGCGTCGACGTCGAGGACCGATTCGACGAGATAAGTGCGGCGATAGATACGTTCCTCCCCGCCACGTCGAGTCTCCCGAACGTGCTTCTCCCCGAGGAGGTTCCGCTCCCCTCGCGCAGAAAAATGCGCGACGCGCGACAGACGCTCGACGACGTGGTTTCGGAGATAATCCGCGAACGTCGCGCCGACCCCGGCGAGGACGTCGTCTCGATGCTGCTCTCGGCGGCCGACGACGAGGGGAACACGCTCGGAGACGATCAGATTCACGACGAGATAATCACGCTCCTCACCGCGGGCCACGAGACGACGGCCGTTTCGATGACGTACACGGCGTATCTCCTCTCGCAGCATCCGAAGGTCGAACAGCGACTCGTCGAGGAACTCGACGAGGTTCTCGGCGGACGGACGCCGGAGATGACCGACCTCTCGGACCTGACGTACACGGAACAGGTGATCAAAGAGTCGATGCGCCTCTACCCCCCGGTCCCCCGCATCGTCCGCGAAGCGGTCGAACCCGACACACTCGGCGGGTACGACGTCCCCGCCGGAGCGACCATCCAGATGAGTCAGTGGGTCGTCCACCGCGACTCGCGGTGGTACGACGACGCTCTCTCTTTCGAGCCCGAACGCTGGACGGACGAGTTGGAGTCGTCGCTCCCTCGAATGGGCTACTTCCCCTTCGGGGCCGGTCCGCGCCGGTGCATCGGCGACCGGTTCGCCATGCTCGAAGCGAGACTCTTGCTCGCGACCATCTACCAGAACTACCACCTCGAACTGGTTTCCGACCGGAATCTCGAAGTGATACCGACGGTGACCTCGCGACCCAAAGAGGACGTCGTGATGGTCGCCCACGAGCGTTCGGCCGACTGA